CGTTAGCGCCTTGATTAACTAAAATAGCTTTTACATTTTCTGCTCTTCTACGAGATAAATCTTTATTGAAAGCATCACCTCCTACTGGATCAGCAAAACCTAAAATGTCAATTTGAGCATTTGGTTTAGCTTTTAAGTATTCAGATACAAATTTGATACCTCCAACTGATTGTTGGTATGGTTTATCCGAATTGTAATCAAAGTATACATTGATGATACCAGAGTTGATCATTTGCTCTAAGAAATCAGCATCGTTAACGATTGTTGTATTTCCTCCAGCATTTTCTTTGATGTATTCTTCAATATTATCTGGAATACCATTCCCATTGTGGTCAATTGTAACACCTTTAGTATCAACAACTGCTCCTGGAGCTGAATCTGGCTCTTGATCTAAATAATCAGCAACACCATCTCCATCAGAATCTTTTAACATTTGTTCAATGGTTGCAATACGTTCTTCTAAATCTGCACGAGATGGTTCATACACCCAATCCGCGTGTTTTTCATTTTTACCTAAGTAAAATGTTAAACCTAATGTCGCGTTCCATAAAGAACCATCAAACCCTCTACTTGCAGAAGTATTAGATGACTGTCCGTCCCATGTTGTTTTTTGACGAATAGTTTTTGAATAAGATAAATCTCCTGTTAAAACAAGTCTATTTGTCAATTTAACTTGTGGAGTTAAACCTAATGAAACTAATCCCATTTCGTCGTTATCATCTAATAAGCCAGATGATTCTCCCTTAGTAGCATCATTGTTCATAAAACCATAACCAACACCACCATGAGCTAATAACCCAAACGTGTTTGTCCAAGTTTCAAAATTCATCATTCGTCCTAAGTTAGCAACTCCTGATAAATCAACACGGTAGAAATTTGATCTAAAATGTTTAGAACCTTCTCCTTCCTTCAAACGGTCATAACCACCTGATAATTTAAGACCAAATTTGTTGTTAAACATATAACGAATACCAAAGTTTACATTATAAAAACTTGGAGTTTCATTATAGTATCCATTTGTAAATGGAACTGTAGCCTTATTTGCACCAGCTTGTGCTTCAATAGACCACTTGTTGTAATCGTTGTTAACTGTTTCAGTTACTTCTTGCGCTTGAGCAAAAATCCCTAATCCAATTACACTTAATAGGTATGAAATCTTTTTCATGAGGATATATTTAATTACAAAAATTATATAAATACTTAATAACGAATGAATAATTTGCCTAAAAAAAACCAATAACTAACTAAAATCATGTTTTCTGAAATTATTAAACGTGTTAAAAATTAGTACAATAACTGTGCCGAAATTAATTTTCATTTTTCTTATACCATGTTTGAATCATTTAAATTATTTTTGCATAAATATTTCCCAAAACAAACAATGGAACAATCAGCATTTCTTTTTTCAACAAGAGGATCAGTAGATTTGGCACAAAAAATTGCCGATTATTATGGTCAAGAACTTGGTAAATCTAAAATTGTAGAATTTAGTGACGGAGAGTTCGTACCCGCTTTCGAACAACCTATTCGTGGAGCTCGTGTTTTCTTAATCGGTTCTACAATGCAACCAACAGACAATTTAATGGAATTACTTTTGATGTGTGATGCTGCAAAACGCGCTTCAGCAAAAAGTATTACTGTCGTTATTCCTTACTTTGGTTTTGCTCGTCAAGACCGTAAAGATGCACCCCGCGTGCCAATTGGAGCAAAATTAGTAGCAAAAATGTTAATGACAGCAGGTGCTACACGTGTAATGACAATGGATTTACATGCCGATCAAATTCAAGGATTTTTTGAAATCCCTGTTGATCATTTGTTTGCTTCTACCATTTTTGTAGAGTACATCAAAGGATTAGGTTTAGATGATATTTGTATCGCTTCTCCAGACATGGGAGGTGCAAAACGCGCTAATACCTATGCAAAATACCTGAATGCAGATATTGTAATTTGTCACAAAGAACGTAAAATTGCAAATCATGTTGATAGCATGATGTTAATCGGAGAGGTAGAAGGTAAGAATGTTATCTTAGTAGATGATATGATTGATACAGCTGGAACTTTAGCAAAAGCAGCAGAATTAATCATGTCAAAAGGTGCAAAATCTGTTCGTGCAATTGCTACTCATGGTGTCTTATCAGGACCTGCTTATGAGCGTCTTGAGAACTCGATGTTAACGGAAATTGCAATAACTGATAGTATTCCATTAAAAAATAATAGCACAACTAAAATAAAAGTGTTATCTTGCGCTCCGCTTTTTGCTGATGTTATGCATTTAGTACACAGCAATAAATCTATTAGCCAACGTTTTGTTATCTAATGATTTAGCTTAAAATTAAATTATTTTTATTATATACATATTATTATGAAGTCAATTACAATTCAAGGTGTGAAAAGAGAAGACTTAGGTAAAGTGGCAACACGTAACCTACGTAATGCTGAACAAGTACCTTGTGTGGTTTACGGTTCAGGAGAGCCTATCCACTTTTCAGCTGAAGAAAAAGCATTCAAATCATTAGTCTATACTCCAGAAGCTCACACTGTGACGATCGAGTTAGCTGACGGTGCTAAAGTTCAAGCAATTTTACAAGACATCCAATTTCACCCAGTAACAGATAGAATCTTACACGTAGATTTCTACCAATTAAGTGATGACAAAGCTGTAACAATGGAAGTTCCTGTTCGTTTAGTAGGACGTGCTCGTGGTTTAGTAGCTGGTGGGGTTTTACGTTTCAACATGCGTAAATTAAAAGTTCGTGCTATTCCAGCAAACTTACCTGATGAAATCGAAATCGATATTACACCAATGAGAATTGGTCACAAAATGTATGTTGAATCATTGAAAAATGATAAGTATACTTTCGCACATCCAGATAACGCAGTAGTAGTAGCTATTCGTACTTCTCGTAATGCTGTTAAGGATGCTGATCAAGATGAAGACGAAGAATAAAATCTATTCTTTTTCAAATAAACAAAAAATCCACTCAATTGAGTGGATTTTTTGTTTTCTATAAACTTTTTTCTGATTATCCGTTTATGCACCTGTTATATTCGCAATTACTAGTCTGTCAAAGAGTTTGTCTCCAAAATACCGTCTGTTTAATTTGTAAATAAACTCGTTGAGATACAACTGTAAGTATTTCCTTTTGATTTTATGGTAGTTGCCCAGCAATGTCCGTTTTGCATTACTGATTGCGATATGCACCCATTTGAGTGTTTCCTTGGTGGTTTTGGCGTCTGATTTCTCGGTGACGTGCAATTCCACCAGATCGGAGATGTCAACGTAAGAAGTGCTTTTGTCCGAAAATACGATGGCATCATCCTCCATGCAGTCCCTGACCACGCCGTTGATTCCTTCACTTTGATGGCTATCCAGTACCCTGGCCTTGAAATAACGCACATGCTTCTCCTTTTTGCCCGTTTCGATATCTTCCAACGGGGTGCTTTCGGCCATCACCGCAACGTTCTGCTTTCCCTCGGCTCCCCGGCCACGTGTACCCTTGCCTCGCTCGATTTCCTTACTGGCCACCGAAAAGTTAACGAATTCTTGCGGTTTCTTTCAGCGCCGCCAATACCGCCAGCCCGTCGCGCAAGGGGCGCGGCTCGTGTGTGCGGATGAAGTCAGCTCCACCTGCGGCGGCGGCAAGCTCTGCAGCGAGTGTCGCGGCCCCGACATCCCCCGGACCACGGCCTGTGAGCGCGCGCAGAAAGGATTTGCGCGAAACAGACAGAAGCACCGGCAAATCGAAGCGCAGCCGCAATTCATCGAACCGCGCCAGCACCGAGAGCGAGGTTTCGGGAGCAGCCCCCAGAAAAAACCCCATGCCGGGATCAAGGACAAGGCGGTTGCGTTTGATACCGGCACCCGTCAGCGCCGCGATGCGCGCGTCAAAGAACGCCGCAATGTGATCCATGATGTCGCCAGCGGGTGCCTCGCGCCGATCTGCCTGCCCGTCTTGCACCGAATGCATAACGACGAGTTTGGCAGATGATTTCGCCAATTGCGGATAGAACGCAGCGTCTGGAAAACCGCGAATATCATTGAGATAGGCCACACCACGCGACAAGGCATAGGCTTGCGTCGCGGGTTGATAACTGTCGAGCGAGACGGGAATGCCATCTGCCTTGAGCGCGTCCAGCACCGGCGCGATACGCGCGATTTCTGTGTCGGACGAAACAGGCGCGGCGTCGGGATTGCTGGATGCCGGACCGAGGTCGATCACATCTGCCCCCTCGGCCATCAGCTTACGCGCCTGCGCAATGGCTGCGTCTGGCGCCAGATACCGGCCTCCATCGGAGAAACTGTCCGAGGTTATGTTGACGATGCCGAAAATGATGAGCGATTTATTCATGGGGGCTTCTATAATAATACCTAAAATCCGCAGGTAGTTAATTAGGATGTTTAAAGATTCTGATAACTTTTTTAAAATAATTCTGATTGAAATTGCTCTAAGAAACGTTTGTCATTTTCTGTGTACAAACGGATATCTCCAATTTGATACAACAACAAGGCAATACGTTCGATTCCCATTCCAAATGCATAACCCGAATATTTCTCAGGATCGATATCGACATTACGCAAAACATTTGGGTCAACCATACCACATCCCATAATTTCTAACCAACCGGTTCCTTTGGTCATACGATAATCCGTTTCGGTTTCCAATCCCCAATAAACATCAACCTCAGCAGAAGGTTCAGTAAAAGGGAAATAAGAAGGACGTAAACGAATTTCAGATTTACCAAATAACTCTGTTGTGAAATAACTTAACGTTTGTTTCAAATCGGCAAAGGAAACACCTTCATCAATATATAAACCTTCGATTTGGTGAAACATCATGTGCGAACGAGATGAAATAGCTTCGTTACGGTAAACACGCCCTGGCGCTAAGAAACGCATTGGTGGTTGATTATTTTCCATGTGACGAATCTGAACAGATGATGTATGGGTACGCAACACTATATCTGGATCTTTTTCGATGAAAAAAGTATCTTGCATATCACGTGCTGGGTGATGCGCAGGCAAATTAAGCGCTGTAAAATTGTGCCAATCATCTTCTATTTCTGGACCTTCAGAAACACTGAAACCAATACGATTAAAAATCTCGATAATACGATTTTTTGTAATGTTGATAGGATGACGAGACCCTAAAGTAAAAGGTTCTCCTGGACGAGTTAAATCTAAAGAAGTATCTGTTTTTCCTTCGTTTGAGATTTCATTTTTAAGAACAGTCGATTTTTCAGTTGCCAATGTTTTTAATTCATTCACAACTTGACCAAATTCCTTTTTTTGTTCATTTGGAACAGACTTAAACTGTGTAAACAAGTCTGCTAAAATTCCCTTTTTACCTAAAAATTTAATTCTGAACTCTTCTATTTCAGAAGCATTCGTCGAATGGAAGTTTTTTACTTCTTCAATATATTGTTTGATTTGGTCAATCATAATTTCTGATCAATTTGATTACAAATTTAACCGATAATCAACTTATAACAAATTATTCGAGTACTTTTATCTTTATTCCACTAAAACTCTGTAAAAATGGCTCAACCAATTTTAGAAATTAATCTTGAAAAAATCAGTTATGATTTAGATAAAGTTATTTTGAAGTATTGAGAAATCTATTATTTTCATTTTTTGCTCATCCAAAAAACGAAACAAAAAAAGATGCCGACAGTAGTCTCTCAATGATTCAACTAAATAAATTATTTCCATAAAGTTGGCAACTCGCTCCACTCAGACACTCCAACTTTTTTTATTCCAATAATTTAGAGTTGAATTGCATTTCGATCCTAAATCGTCGGATTTTTCTAATTCTTTTTTCTAATTCAGATTCGTTATCACTTTTATCAACGAATTTTAGAGTTGACATACGATTTGCAGACGAGCTTCAATCCATTGAAACAAGCGTAAAAAAGATTAGTGAGCGTATGCGAATCATTTAATCTTTTTAGTGCGTGAGATGAGAATTGAACGTCGAAAATCGCAGTCTTGTAATGCTTTGCATTCATGAATACCTTAAAAATAATAATAAACCATATGAATAACTTTTGATTACTTTTTGATCAAGCAAAAAGTAATAAATAAAGAACTACTAATTATCCTCTTATTCACGCAATTATGTTCAGAATCTCAACTCGTTGTTAATTTGAAGTATCGAGAAATCTATTACTTTCATTTTTTATTCATTACATTTCTATTTTAATTATCGGTATTTATATGCCCTTCGGGTAAGCTCATCCAAAAAACGAAACAAAAAAAGATGCCGACAGTAGTCTCTCAATGATTCAACTAAATAAATTATTTCCATAAAGTTGGCAACTCGCTCCACTCAGATACTCCAACTTTTTTTATTCCAATAATTTAGAGTTGAATTACATTTCGATTCTAAATCGTCGGATTTTTTTTTAATTCCTATTTAAACATTCGAATTCGTTTATAACAATGAATTTATAAATCGTCATTGCTGAAAAGTCGAGCGTCAATTCGGCGTAGTGAGCGTTAAAAATGATTTACTGTTCGCATTTCATATGCGAATGTTCTAAAGCATTTAGCGAATAGCCATTATTGACCGACTTGTAAGCACAGACTTGTAATGCTTTGCATTCATGAATAACATAAAATAATAATAAACCATATGAATAACTTTTTGGTTCGTTTTTTCATCAAGGAAAAAATGAACATAAAGTACTTTCTATCACTTTTTTATTCATTACTTTTCTATTTTAATTATCGGTATTCATATGCCCTTCGGGGAAGCTCATCCAAAAAGCATTTGAAATTAAAAATTTGAAATTAAAAGGAGGAGCCATGGTATGGCTCAGGTAATTCAACTAACTAAATTATTTCCATAAAGTTGGCAACTCGCTTCTCTCAAACACTACAACTTTTTAATTTCAATAATTTAGAGTTGAATTACATTTCGATTCTAAATCGTCGGATTTTTTTAATTCCTTTTTAAACATTCGAATTCGTTTATAACAACTAATTTATAAACCGTCCTTGCTGAAGAGTCGAGCGTCAATTCGGCGTAAAGAGCGTTAAAAATGATTTACTTTTCGCATTTTATATGCGAATGATTTAAAGCATTTAGCCAATAGCCAGTATTGACCGACTTGTAAGCATAGACTTGTAATGCTTTGCATTCATGAATACCATAAAATAATAATAAACCAT
This portion of the Empedobacter stercoris genome encodes:
- a CDS encoding 50S ribosomal protein L25/general stress protein Ctc; protein product: MKSITIQGVKREDLGKVATRNLRNAEQVPCVVYGSGEPIHFSAEEKAFKSLVYTPEAHTVTIELADGAKVQAILQDIQFHPVTDRILHVDFYQLSDDKAVTMEVPVRLVGRARGLVAGGVLRFNMRKLKVRAIPANLPDEIEIDITPMRIGHKMYVESLKNDKYTFAHPDNAVVVAIRTSRNAVKDADQDEDEE
- the sul2 gene encoding sulfonamide-resistant dihydropteroate synthase Sul2, producing MNKSLIIFGIVNITSDSFSDGGRYLAPDAAIAQARKLMAEGADVIDLGPASSNPDAAPVSSDTEIARIAPVLDALKADGIPVSLDSYQPATQAYALSRGVAYLNDIRGFPDAAFYPQLAKSSAKLVVMHSVQDGQADRREAPAGDIMDHIAAFFDARIAALTGAGIKRNRLVLDPGMGFFLGAAPETSLSVLARFDELRLRFDLPVLLSVSRKSFLRALTGRGPGDVGAATLAAELAAAAGGADFIRTHEPRPLRDGLAVLAALKETARIR
- the pheS gene encoding phenylalanine--tRNA ligase subunit alpha, with translation MIDQIKQYIEEVKNFHSTNASEIEEFRIKFLGKKGILADLFTQFKSVPNEQKKEFGQVVNELKTLATEKSTVLKNEISNEGKTDTSLDLTRPGEPFTLGSRHPINITKNRIIEIFNRIGFSVSEGPEIEDDWHNFTALNLPAHHPARDMQDTFFIEKDPDIVLRTHTSSVQIRHMENNQPPMRFLAPGRVYRNEAISSRSHMMFHQIEGLYIDEGVSFADLKQTLSYFTTELFGKSEIRLRPSYFPFTEPSAEVDVYWGLETETDYRMTKGTGWLEIMGCGMVDPNVLRNVDIDPEKYSGYAFGMGIERIALLLYQIGDIRLYTENDKRFLEQFQSELF
- a CDS encoding OmpA family protein, with amino-acid sequence MKKISYLLSVIGLGIFAQAQEVTETVNNDYNKWSIEAQAGANKATVPFTNGYYNETPSFYNVNFGIRYMFNNKFGLKLSGGYDRLKEGEGSKHFRSNFYRVDLSGVANLGRMMNFETWTNTFGLLAHGGVGYGFMNNDATKGESSGLLDDNDEMGLVSLGLTPQVKLTNRLVLTGDLSYSKTIRQKTTWDGQSSNTSASRGFDGSLWNATLGLTFYLGKNEKHADWVYEPSRADLEERIATIEQMLKDSDGDGVADYLDQEPDSAPGAVVDTKGVTIDHNGNGIPDNIEEYIKENAGGNTTIVNDADFLEQMINSGIINVYFDYNSDKPYQQSVGGIKFVSEYLKAKPNAQIDILGFADPVGGDAFNKDLSRRRAENVKAILVNQGANASQLTTIGEGEDKEFKNSQVSSHQLARRVVFRVK
- a CDS encoding ribose-phosphate pyrophosphokinase produces the protein MEQSAFLFSTRGSVDLAQKIADYYGQELGKSKIVEFSDGEFVPAFEQPIRGARVFLIGSTMQPTDNLMELLLMCDAAKRASAKSITVVIPYFGFARQDRKDAPRVPIGAKLVAKMLMTAGATRVMTMDLHADQIQGFFEIPVDHLFASTIFVEYIKGLGLDDICIASPDMGGAKRANTYAKYLNADIVICHKERKIANHVDSMMLIGEVEGKNVILVDDMIDTAGTLAKAAELIMSKGAKSVRAIATHGVLSGPAYERLENSMLTEIAITDSIPLKNNSTTKIKVLSCAPLFADVMHLVHSNKSISQRFVI